The following coding sequences are from one Granulicella arctica window:
- a CDS encoding FAD:protein FMN transferase, translating into MQTVVRLGWIVTIAAAIALAIPARCHMAPARKLYTFRHPAMGTQFALYVYARTEAEASGVADEVFEEVDRIEQELSNYRETSELSRIDREAASTPVTTDPETFRFLQASQHWSEGSDGAFDISVGPLMKAWGFFNHSGRVPSEEDLDRIRPMVGYRNIALDPATRTVAFRVPGVELDPGGIGKGFAVDAAVTILRARHISAALISAGSSTVYALGAPPGKRGWRVVVPDGSPDRVPISTVLLRDTSLSSANCSEKNFIASGRLYCHIMDPRTLRPVEGRLHVSIIDPSATTSDALSNVLFVDTPAESLAFLKRYAPEAHALIVSGKADVPRCTVFQWQTPVETKRCPLFQKQELVGQGR; encoded by the coding sequence ATGCAGACGGTTGTGAGACTTGGATGGATCGTAACGATTGCCGCAGCTATCGCGCTGGCGATTCCGGCGCGCTGCCATATGGCCCCGGCTCGGAAGCTCTATACCTTCCGCCATCCGGCAATGGGTACCCAGTTCGCCTTGTATGTGTATGCGCGGACTGAAGCAGAGGCTAGCGGCGTGGCAGACGAGGTCTTCGAAGAGGTAGATCGTATTGAGCAGGAGCTCTCCAACTATCGCGAGACGAGCGAACTCTCGCGGATCGACCGCGAGGCCGCTTCCACACCCGTTACCACAGACCCCGAGACCTTCCGCTTTCTGCAAGCGTCGCAGCATTGGAGCGAGGGGAGCGACGGGGCATTCGATATCTCGGTCGGTCCCTTGATGAAGGCGTGGGGCTTCTTCAATCACAGTGGCCGTGTTCCTTCAGAAGAAGACCTGGATCGTATCCGCCCAATGGTGGGATATCGTAACATCGCACTCGACCCAGCCACACGCACCGTTGCTTTTCGCGTACCCGGTGTAGAACTCGACCCGGGGGGCATTGGCAAAGGGTTTGCCGTGGACGCGGCCGTGACGATTCTGCGGGCGCGCCATATCTCTGCCGCGCTCATCTCCGCAGGGAGCAGTACGGTGTATGCGCTGGGGGCACCCCCAGGTAAGAGAGGATGGAGAGTCGTGGTCCCGGATGGCTCACCAGACCGTGTGCCCATCTCGACAGTCCTACTGCGCGACACGTCGCTTTCGAGCGCGAACTGTAGCGAGAAAAACTTTATCGCTAGCGGCCGTCTGTACTGCCATATTATGGACCCGCGGACGCTACGGCCCGTGGAAGGTCGGCTTCATGTCAGCATTATCGATCCCTCTGCGACCACCAGCGATGCACTCTCCAATGTCCTCTTTGTCGATACGCCGGCGGAGAGTCTTGCGTTCCTCAAACGCTATGCTCCGGAGGCCCACGCCTTGATTGTCTCGGGTAAAGCGGACGTACCAAGGTGTACGGTTTTTCAATGGCAGACGCCGGTGGAGACAAAGCGGTGCCCGCTGTTCCAGAAACAAGAACTGGTAGGGCAGGGAAGGTAA
- a CDS encoding TonB-dependent receptor, whose translation MRMRKASLAFVVLISSIFSARSLSAQAVSGTIVGNITDPTGSMVSNAQIALVLTGQSTVYSTVTNESGNFTEPNLPPGIYTLTITAPSFKKEVRDNVVIDTNTTTRVDITMSAGATTETITVSSAPALLQTDSADISTNIGQRQIADLPLTSGNSFQSLLNTVPGMAPVVFNNSQFFNANNDLSVNANGQSSYVNLYQIEGIDDDQRTGIHIILVPPAAAIASVDITTNNFEAEFGRAVGTVVNVTLKSGTNNFHGSVFQNMENNGVNARNYFATGSNGRLVYNYTGASIGGPVLKNKLFFFGDFLRVSDHEETTFNTNIPYYNVVGNSLNLSGYSGQVYDPNTGDAVLV comes from the coding sequence ATGCGTATGCGTAAGGCAAGCCTGGCGTTTGTTGTGCTAATCTCTTCGATCTTTTCCGCCAGATCGCTATCTGCCCAGGCTGTTAGCGGCACAATCGTCGGAAATATCACGGACCCTACTGGGTCGATGGTAAGCAATGCCCAGATCGCCCTCGTACTGACGGGCCAAAGTACGGTCTACTCTACGGTCACCAACGAGAGCGGGAACTTCACCGAACCCAATCTGCCGCCGGGGATCTACACCTTGACCATAACTGCTCCCAGCTTCAAAAAAGAGGTTCGAGATAACGTCGTCATCGACACCAATACCACCACACGGGTCGACATCACGATGAGCGCGGGCGCTACTACCGAGACGATCACCGTGTCCAGCGCTCCAGCCCTGCTACAGACCGACAGTGCCGACATCTCCACGAATATCGGGCAGCGTCAGATTGCAGACCTTCCGCTCACCAGCGGCAACAGCTTCCAGTCGCTGCTAAATACCGTTCCTGGCATGGCACCGGTGGTGTTCAACAACTCGCAGTTCTTCAATGCGAACAACGATCTCTCGGTGAACGCCAACGGGCAGTCGTCCTATGTGAACCTCTACCAGATTGAGGGTATCGACGACGACCAGCGCACCGGCATCCACATCATCCTGGTGCCGCCCGCCGCCGCTATTGCCAGCGTCGACATTACGACCAACAACTTCGAAGCGGAGTTTGGCCGCGCGGTCGGAACTGTCGTGAACGTAACGCTGAAGTCAGGCACCAACAACTTCCATGGCTCGGTCTTCCAGAACATGGAGAACAACGGTGTGAACGCACGCAACTACTTTGCCACTGGATCCAACGGAAGGCTTGTGTACAACTACACCGGAGCTTCGATTGGCGGGCCGGTACTGAAGAACAAGCTCTTCTTCTTCGGCGACTTCCTGCGCGTCTCGGATCACGAAGAGACCACGTTCAATACGAATATTCCGTACTACAACGTTGTTGGCAATAGCCTGAACCTCTCCGGGTACAGCGGTCAGGTCTACGACCCGAATACTGGCGACGCGGTATTGGTTTGA
- a CDS encoding efflux transporter outer membrane subunit, giving the protein MSATLVVKRVEQLVGGALIALIMSMTVGCKVGPDYKRPTVNMPESYRQTLAPDIASASPTSSIADEKWPMIFQDSALQRLIQEALANNLDLHIAAQRVLEAQAQVGIARSQQLPSISGSVGYSALQIPTSLAGTKNDGAPANSFYRGGGPSASAAWNLDFWGLYRRQSEAARADLLASEWGQRATRTTLIQSVAEAYFNLRSLDAQMAITESTIKARKDSLQLTQALEQGGAGSLADVRQAEELLHAAQANLPELRRQIVIQENTISVLLGHNPEGIDRGLPVEEQPHPQQIPTGVPSQLLERRPDVQQAEAKLAAANARIGVARAQYFPQISLTSLGGAASNQLNAIATGPNAYWYAAGSISEPIFDGGRIRSNYRLSKAQEQEMLLEYQKTILNSLKDVSNSLVSYKETRERREEQSEQVKSAADAVRLARLRYSGGNTSYLEVLTTDTDLYSAQLLLAQAQQQEAASLVLVYAALGGGWQ; this is encoded by the coding sequence ATGTCTGCAACTCTGGTTGTGAAGCGTGTTGAACAACTCGTTGGCGGTGCTCTCATTGCGCTCATCATGTCGATGACGGTTGGCTGTAAGGTAGGCCCTGACTACAAACGGCCGACGGTCAACATGCCCGAAAGCTACCGTCAGACGCTCGCTCCCGACATCGCATCTGCCTCGCCGACGTCTTCCATCGCCGACGAGAAGTGGCCGATGATATTTCAGGATTCCGCTTTGCAGCGCCTGATCCAGGAAGCGCTCGCCAACAATCTGGATCTGCATATCGCGGCGCAACGAGTGCTTGAGGCCCAGGCGCAGGTCGGCATCGCACGGTCGCAACAGCTGCCTTCTATCAGCGGCAGCGTCGGTTACAGCGCGCTTCAGATTCCTACGTCACTGGCTGGTACCAAGAACGATGGCGCACCGGCGAACTCCTTCTATCGCGGTGGTGGTCCGAGTGCATCAGCCGCGTGGAACCTCGATTTCTGGGGGCTCTATCGCCGCCAGAGCGAAGCTGCACGCGCCGACCTTCTGGCCAGCGAGTGGGGCCAACGCGCTACACGCACGACGCTGATCCAGAGCGTTGCCGAGGCATACTTCAACCTCCGCAGCCTCGATGCGCAGATGGCAATCACCGAGAGCACTATCAAGGCCCGCAAAGACTCTTTGCAGCTGACGCAGGCTCTTGAGCAGGGCGGAGCCGGATCGCTTGCCGATGTGCGACAAGCGGAGGAGCTGCTTCATGCGGCTCAGGCAAACCTGCCTGAGCTGCGCCGCCAGATTGTCATTCAGGAAAACACGATCAGCGTCCTACTGGGTCACAATCCTGAAGGTATCGATCGCGGGTTGCCGGTCGAAGAACAGCCCCATCCTCAGCAGATACCAACAGGCGTCCCCTCGCAGCTCCTCGAAAGACGTCCCGATGTGCAGCAGGCAGAAGCTAAGCTTGCTGCGGCGAACGCTCGTATTGGTGTAGCCCGGGCGCAGTACTTTCCGCAGATATCCCTCACTAGTCTGGGAGGCGCGGCGAGCAACCAGTTGAATGCAATCGCGACTGGACCGAATGCCTATTGGTACGCGGCTGGCTCTATCTCAGAGCCGATCTTCGACGGCGGCCGGATCCGCAGTAACTATCGTCTGTCGAAGGCACAGGAGCAGGAGATGTTGCTCGAATATCAGAAGACCATTCTGAACTCTCTCAAAGATGTCTCGAACTCACTCGTCTCCTATAAAGAAACACGGGAACGGCGTGAAGAACAATCGGAACAGGTGAAGTCAGCGGCAGACGCAGTGCGTCTGGCCCGATTGCGGTACTCCGGGGGGAACACCAGTTACCTTGAGGTGCTCACGACGGACACTGATCTCTACTCCGCACAGTTACTGCTCGCCCAGGCACAACAGCAGGAAGCCGCCTCTCTCGTGCTGGTTTATGCGGCACTTGGCGGAGGATGGCAGTAA
- a CDS encoding efflux RND transporter periplasmic adaptor subunit: protein MTQQTKATMIEQKQKLGSGRTMIRVAGAGALLIALVALGTVPRLARQREALAAVRESPITHPVVTTIHPKQGEPTSTLLLPGNIEPLYTAAVYARTEGYLERRNVDIGAKVKAGQVLAVVSSPEVDQQLLQARATLAQSDASLQQAKAALEQAKANAELTRLTKERDLPLGEQHAISQQIVDEAVQSHNARVADVAAAEANITAAQANVAANHANVARLLQLQSFEQIVAPFDGVITARNVERGDLISTGSSAVGKPLFNIAQSDTLRIQIDVPQSDAVNIQDGQKASINVKERLGREYAGTVVRSAGSLDSAARTMLTEVQIDNRDGSLLPGMYAQVKFTLAEPRTSLIIPTSSLVIDHSGMHVVTVEGNRKLHFIPVVIGKDMGTQVEILRGIQSSDALVASPSDLLHDGQDVEIR, encoded by the coding sequence ATGACGCAACAGACCAAAGCAACCATGATCGAGCAGAAGCAGAAGCTCGGTTCCGGAAGAACCATGATCAGAGTGGCTGGCGCAGGAGCGTTGCTCATCGCGCTTGTAGCTCTCGGCACTGTGCCTCGTTTAGCGCGTCAGCGAGAGGCACTTGCCGCAGTGCGTGAGTCGCCTATTACCCACCCGGTGGTCACGACGATTCATCCAAAGCAGGGAGAGCCAACTTCGACGTTGCTTCTGCCAGGCAACATCGAACCGCTCTACACCGCCGCCGTCTATGCGCGGACAGAGGGTTATCTTGAGCGCAGGAATGTCGACATCGGCGCGAAGGTAAAGGCTGGCCAGGTGCTGGCCGTCGTCTCGTCGCCCGAGGTCGACCAGCAGTTGCTTCAGGCGCGGGCGACCCTGGCACAGTCAGATGCATCACTCCAGCAGGCTAAAGCGGCTCTCGAGCAAGCAAAGGCCAATGCTGAGTTGACTCGCCTTACCAAAGAGCGGGACCTTCCGCTGGGCGAGCAACATGCCATCTCACAGCAGATCGTGGATGAAGCGGTGCAGTCCCACAATGCTCGTGTCGCCGATGTCGCGGCAGCCGAAGCGAACATTACAGCCGCGCAAGCCAACGTGGCTGCGAATCACGCCAATGTTGCCAGGCTGCTTCAGTTGCAGAGCTTCGAACAGATAGTCGCTCCGTTCGACGGCGTCATCACGGCGCGAAATGTGGAGCGTGGTGACCTTATCAGCACGGGCAGCTCCGCCGTCGGAAAGCCGCTCTTCAACATCGCGCAGAGTGACACACTGCGCATTCAGATCGATGTGCCGCAGTCCGATGCAGTCAATATTCAAGATGGACAAAAGGCTTCCATCAACGTCAAAGAGCGCCTCGGCCGCGAGTACGCCGGAACCGTTGTGCGCAGCGCCGGCTCGCTCGACAGCGCGGCACGCACCATGTTGACCGAGGTGCAGATCGATAACCGCGATGGCTCTCTGCTGCCTGGCATGTATGCGCAGGTAAAGTTCACGCTCGCCGAACCACGCACGTCGCTCATCATTCCCACCAGCTCGCTGGTGATCGACCACAGCGGCATGCACGTCGTCACCGTGGAGGGCAACCGGAAGCTTCACTTCATCCCAGTTGTGATTGGCAAGGACATGGGAACGCAGGTCGAGATACTGCGTGGGATTCAAAGCTCCGACGCGCTCGTGGCAAGTCCCAGCGACCTGCTCCACGATGGGCAGGATGTTGAAATCCGCTGA
- the hflX gene encoding GTPase HflX — protein MTSKKASPEVTPDQEQSRRNRGKTVRRSLVEASEAQDAALLARELRTSQTQQELAVIVVVEFTGELRKRKQLTAAARLARTAAAVMAGEEDLSGQAASSLDFDAGRAEFEELARSAGATIAATLVQRRQKPDPSSLVGQGKLDEIVEVVASTNASLVLFDHDLTPSQLRNIEARLPCHVIDRSQLILDIFARHAKTREGQLQVELAQLEYQLPRLAGRGRAMSQLGGGIGTRGPGETQLETDRRKINLRLDHIKTQLDAVRRIRHQQRQRREAVPVPVVALVGYTNAGKSTLFNALTEAGVLESARMFATLDPKLRQLQLPSRRKILLSDTVGFIRNLPHTLVTSFRATLEEVERAEVLLHVQDASSPIRDEQKTQVEKVLVELAVSTKPVIQVLNKVDLVPPQELAHLSSDREAIPVSSLQHTGLEQLLIAIDTALVVDPLVESSFRLPQSEGAILASLEGGAIIDEKRFEGNLVFLRVRGPASLLDRYRRFREKHDPSNRRPRAKQT, from the coding sequence TTGACCAGCAAGAAGGCTTCGCCTGAAGTCACCCCGGATCAAGAGCAGTCGCGCCGAAATCGCGGAAAGACAGTCCGTCGCAGCCTTGTCGAAGCAAGTGAGGCTCAGGACGCGGCACTGCTCGCCCGCGAACTCCGTACCTCGCAAACACAGCAGGAACTTGCCGTAATTGTCGTGGTCGAGTTCACTGGTGAACTTCGCAAGCGCAAGCAGCTTACCGCAGCCGCTCGCCTTGCCCGCACCGCGGCCGCCGTCATGGCTGGAGAAGAAGACCTCTCGGGCCAAGCAGCCTCTAGCCTCGACTTCGATGCAGGCCGCGCAGAGTTCGAGGAACTCGCTCGATCAGCCGGTGCGACCATCGCCGCCACCCTCGTCCAGCGCCGCCAGAAGCCCGATCCCTCCAGCCTCGTCGGCCAGGGCAAACTCGACGAAATTGTCGAGGTCGTGGCCTCCACCAACGCATCGCTTGTTCTCTTCGACCATGACCTCACCCCCTCACAACTCCGCAATATCGAAGCCCGGCTGCCCTGCCACGTCATCGACCGTTCGCAGCTCATACTCGACATCTTCGCCCGCCATGCCAAGACACGCGAAGGCCAGCTCCAGGTAGAACTCGCGCAGCTCGAGTACCAGTTGCCCCGTCTGGCTGGACGCGGTCGCGCCATGTCACAGCTTGGCGGCGGCATCGGAACCCGCGGCCCGGGCGAAACGCAGCTCGAAACTGATCGGCGCAAGATCAACCTTCGCCTCGACCACATCAAGACTCAGCTCGACGCTGTCCGCCGCATCCGCCACCAGCAGCGACAGCGCCGCGAGGCAGTCCCGGTCCCCGTGGTCGCCCTCGTCGGTTATACCAACGCCGGCAAGAGCACTCTCTTCAATGCTCTCACCGAGGCCGGCGTGCTCGAATCGGCCCGCATGTTCGCTACCCTCGACCCCAAGCTTCGCCAGTTGCAGCTTCCTTCACGCCGCAAGATCCTGCTTTCCGATACCGTTGGCTTCATTCGCAACCTTCCCCACACTCTGGTTACGAGCTTTCGCGCCACCCTCGAAGAGGTCGAACGAGCCGAAGTCCTGCTTCACGTTCAGGATGCCTCCAGCCCGATCCGCGATGAGCAGAAAACGCAGGTGGAAAAGGTCCTGGTTGAGCTTGCAGTCTCGACCAAGCCGGTCATCCAGGTACTGAACAAGGTCGATCTCGTTCCTCCCCAGGAGCTCGCCCACCTCTCCAGCGATCGCGAAGCGATTCCTGTCTCCTCGCTTCAGCACACCGGTCTGGAACAACTCCTGATTGCGATCGATACCGCGCTCGTGGTCGACCCGCTTGTCGAATCTAGCTTTCGGCTCCCGCAATCCGAAGGCGCCATCCTCGCATCGCTCGAAGGCGGAGCCATTATCGACGAGAAACGCTTTGAAGGAAATCTCGTCTTCCTCCGAGTCCGCGGACCAGCATCGCTTCTTGACCGCTACCGCCGTTTCCGTGAGAAACATGATCCTTCTAACCGACGCCCACGAGCGAAGCAGACATAA
- a CDS encoding ABC transporter permease gives MLADFRDALRQLRKAPGFTATAVLTLALGIGATTAIFTLVHQVMLKSLPVSKPEELWRIGDKIRCCNWGGYTQGNDQNFSLFSWEAYKNFRARTPEFTDLAALQAGNAALGVRRAGSQAQVDTRNGEYVSGNFFQTLGVQPWIGRMMTDADDQESAAPVAVMSYHIWKEKYGSDPSVVGASYQINGHPFTVIGVSPPGFYGAKLSGGGMPDLWLPLTSELMIDGTTSRLKRPNGNFLDLIGRVRPGVNPKVLEAKLKVEFHDWLASHVPDMEPGEKQLWQQQTLHLTPGGAGVAAMKDQYQDGLKLLLLAAGCVLLVACGNLANLLLARGLKDRGQTSIRVALGASRQRLVRKALVESVMLAVIGGVLGIGVAYAGTRLILYLAFQIGGPNNYVPIDATPSWLALLFALGVSVLTGIIFGIAPAWMTSHADPVEALRGGNRSVRGRRSWAQRSLVIAQTAMSLVLLSVAALLGRSLRNLEHQNFGFETQGRYIAWINPMLGNYKPEQLEPMFQKIDDRLRQIPGVRMVAPALYAPMSGDSWNDGIRVAGRPEPGAKEDTSASWARVMPGFFETLGATMAQGRPITEDDTATTRKVTVINEAFAKRFFKDQNPIGQHFGIDKIKYAGTYEIVGVTKDMRYLTYDYKDPVRPMFWIPEAQTVQYDDPAYVSGEVWSHYLYNIVLWAPGNPPGMEERVRKALADVDPTLVLYGVDPYTKVVNADFQQENMVATLTTLFGVLGLVLAALGLYGVMAYIVEQQTGEIGIRMALGADRGSVVKMVLRGAFSQVGIGLGLGIPAAIGAGKLMTDQLFGVKPWDPIMLTLATLLLALAALLASVIPARRAAGVEPMVALRNE, from the coding sequence ATGCTGGCAGATTTTCGCGACGCGCTTCGGCAACTACGGAAGGCGCCTGGGTTCACAGCGACCGCGGTACTCACGCTGGCGCTCGGAATTGGCGCAACTACAGCGATCTTTACGCTCGTGCACCAGGTGATGCTGAAGTCTTTGCCGGTATCAAAGCCGGAGGAGCTGTGGCGGATCGGAGATAAGATTCGCTGCTGCAACTGGGGCGGCTATACGCAGGGTAACGATCAGAATTTTTCGTTGTTCTCGTGGGAGGCGTACAAGAACTTTCGCGCGCGAACGCCTGAGTTCACGGATCTGGCGGCACTGCAGGCAGGCAATGCGGCTCTCGGCGTCCGCCGGGCGGGGTCGCAGGCACAGGTGGATACGCGCAACGGCGAGTATGTCTCGGGAAATTTCTTTCAGACCCTTGGTGTGCAACCGTGGATCGGACGCATGATGACCGATGCGGACGACCAGGAGAGCGCAGCGCCTGTGGCAGTGATGAGCTACCACATTTGGAAGGAGAAGTACGGCTCCGACCCCTCGGTCGTCGGAGCGAGCTATCAGATCAACGGGCATCCGTTTACGGTGATTGGCGTATCTCCTCCGGGGTTCTATGGAGCAAAGCTGTCTGGAGGAGGCATGCCGGATCTATGGCTGCCGCTGACTTCGGAGCTAATGATCGATGGAACGACCTCGCGACTGAAGAGACCGAACGGCAACTTCCTGGACCTGATCGGGAGAGTGCGCCCCGGGGTCAACCCGAAGGTATTGGAAGCAAAGTTGAAGGTGGAGTTCCACGACTGGCTGGCTAGCCATGTGCCGGATATGGAGCCTGGCGAGAAGCAACTGTGGCAGCAGCAGACACTGCACCTGACTCCTGGCGGGGCGGGGGTGGCGGCGATGAAAGATCAGTATCAGGATGGGTTGAAGCTGCTGCTGCTGGCGGCGGGATGTGTTCTGCTGGTGGCCTGCGGGAATCTGGCGAATCTGCTGCTGGCGCGTGGGCTGAAGGATCGCGGACAGACTTCGATACGCGTTGCGCTGGGCGCTTCGCGGCAACGGTTGGTGCGCAAGGCGCTGGTGGAGTCGGTGATGCTGGCCGTGATTGGCGGAGTGCTCGGCATTGGCGTCGCCTATGCTGGGACGAGGCTGATTCTGTATCTGGCCTTCCAGATCGGGGGCCCGAATAACTACGTACCAATTGACGCGACACCGTCGTGGCTCGCGCTGCTCTTCGCGCTGGGAGTGTCGGTGCTGACAGGGATCATCTTTGGGATTGCACCGGCGTGGATGACCTCCCATGCCGACCCGGTGGAGGCGCTGCGAGGAGGAAATCGTTCTGTTCGCGGACGACGCTCATGGGCGCAGAGGTCGCTGGTGATCGCGCAGACGGCGATGTCGCTCGTGTTGTTGTCTGTTGCGGCACTGCTGGGCCGCAGTCTGCGCAATCTGGAGCACCAGAACTTCGGATTTGAGACGCAGGGCCGCTACATCGCTTGGATTAATCCCATGTTGGGCAACTACAAGCCGGAACAACTGGAGCCGATGTTCCAGAAGATCGACGACCGTCTGCGCCAGATTCCCGGTGTGAGAATGGTGGCGCCTGCGCTCTACGCACCAATGTCGGGCGATAGCTGGAACGACGGGATTCGAGTGGCAGGCAGACCGGAGCCCGGCGCCAAAGAAGATACGAGTGCATCGTGGGCCCGAGTGATGCCAGGGTTCTTCGAGACCTTAGGCGCAACGATGGCCCAAGGTCGGCCAATTACGGAGGACGACACCGCGACAACGCGGAAGGTAACCGTAATCAACGAGGCCTTTGCGAAGCGATTCTTCAAAGACCAAAACCCCATCGGACAGCACTTCGGAATCGACAAGATCAAATATGCGGGAACTTACGAGATCGTTGGTGTCACGAAGGACATGCGGTACCTGACGTATGACTACAAAGATCCGGTGCGGCCGATGTTCTGGATTCCAGAGGCGCAAACCGTGCAGTACGACGATCCGGCTTATGTGAGCGGCGAGGTTTGGTCGCATTACTTGTACAACATTGTGCTCTGGGCCCCAGGCAACCCGCCGGGTATGGAAGAGCGCGTGCGCAAGGCGTTGGCGGATGTCGATCCCACCCTGGTGCTCTATGGGGTTGATCCCTATACCAAAGTCGTCAACGCGGATTTCCAGCAGGAAAACATGGTTGCGACACTAACGACCCTCTTCGGTGTACTCGGATTGGTGCTGGCAGCATTGGGCCTCTACGGTGTGATGGCGTATATAGTGGAACAGCAGACGGGCGAGATTGGCATACGGATGGCGTTGGGGGCAGATCGCGGGAGTGTGGTGAAGATGGTATTGCGCGGCGCTTTCTCGCAGGTCGGTATCGGACTAGGACTGGGCATTCCGGCGGCCATCGGTGCAGGCAAGCTGATGACAGATCAGCTCTTCGGCGTAAAGCCCTGGGATCCGATCATGCTGACGCTGGCTACACTGCTGCTCGCACTGGCAGCGCTGCTGGCATCGGTGATTCCGGCCCGTCGCGCAGCAGGCGTGGAGCCGATGGTGGCACTACGGAACGAGTAA
- a CDS encoding Gfo/Idh/MocA family protein, with product MDRRTFAKIASFSALSSSAVAQALGAAVKPVRLGVIGAGSRGQEVMRQFLHLPGVSVRAVCDVYPPRQQEVNRLVGAEVPFVPKYEDLLNRTDLDAVLIASPLAFHAEHVIAAAKSGIPIYGEKALAFQPAECQQVVDHLVQSKTLYQVGHQYRYASWAQESYRRIRAGHIGRPTHIYAYWHRNGNWRRPVPAHDPDGRLEHLINWRLYRESSGGLVTELGSHHLDMANWIFGEIPSSVIGTSSICRYHDGRTVGDNTIASFNYSEGRKLFFSSITDNAKNGNELWVYGDEGSVQITMEDATFYYENKKQSSVHAPSGKTVVQNGIVTGASYSTHGEMPYRGEGERIGTLDHEDSTLTAVRSFIEAVRGEHAVEADAYVGYGSAIACAVAHDAVLTEAKATIPPLRRQA from the coding sequence ATGGACCGTCGTACTTTTGCAAAAATCGCATCATTTTCAGCATTGTCATCCTCCGCCGTAGCTCAGGCCCTGGGTGCCGCCGTCAAGCCAGTGCGGCTGGGGGTGATTGGTGCGGGAAGCCGGGGACAGGAGGTGATGCGGCAGTTCCTGCATTTGCCTGGAGTCTCGGTTCGTGCGGTGTGTGATGTGTATCCACCGCGGCAGCAGGAGGTCAATCGTCTGGTTGGCGCAGAGGTGCCGTTCGTGCCGAAGTACGAGGACCTGCTCAACCGCACCGATCTTGATGCTGTGTTGATTGCGTCTCCGCTTGCCTTTCACGCGGAGCATGTGATCGCTGCCGCGAAGAGCGGGATTCCAATCTACGGTGAGAAGGCGCTGGCGTTTCAGCCTGCGGAGTGTCAGCAGGTCGTAGATCACCTGGTTCAAAGCAAGACTTTGTACCAGGTGGGCCACCAGTACCGCTATGCGTCCTGGGCGCAAGAGAGTTACCGCCGAATTCGGGCGGGGCACATCGGTCGCCCCACACATATCTATGCCTACTGGCACCGGAATGGAAACTGGCGCAGACCGGTCCCCGCTCACGACCCCGATGGCCGCCTAGAGCACCTGATCAACTGGCGCCTCTATCGCGAATCCTCAGGCGGGTTGGTGACTGAACTCGGCTCCCACCACCTCGACATGGCCAACTGGATCTTCGGCGAGATACCTTCGAGCGTGATCGGCACTTCGAGTATTTGCCGCTACCATGACGGACGTACGGTGGGCGACAACACCATAGCCTCCTTCAACTATAGCGAGGGCCGCAAGCTCTTCTTTTCCTCGATTACCGACAATGCCAAAAATGGCAATGAGCTATGGGTCTACGGGGATGAAGGTAGTGTCCAGATCACGATGGAAGACGCAACCTTCTACTACGAGAACAAGAAGCAAAGCTCGGTCCATGCTCCAAGCGGAAAGACGGTGGTGCAAAACGGCATCGTTACCGGGGCGTCCTATTCAACGCATGGCGAGATGCCATATCGCGGAGAAGGCGAGCGCATCGGCACGCTAGACCATGAAGACTCCACGCTTACTGCGGTGCGATCGTTCATAGAGGCCGTACGTGGAGAACACGCGGTTGAGGCAGATGCGTATGTCGGGTATGGGTCGGCGATCGCGTGTGCGGTTGCTCATGATGCCGTGCTGACCGAGGCGAAGGCCACGATCCCGCCCCTAAGGCGACAGGCCTGA